The Listeria welshimeri serovar 6b str. SLCC5334 genome has a window encoding:
- the sufD gene encoding Fe-S cluster assembly protein SufD, with the protein MAQNMTIKDDFIHAFSSSANEPDWFLDIRRNAFKAYGELDLPFVDKTKITRWNFTKFETFLPFKEGVTNETLPEKVANLVDLDNKEANFYVQMDERPARLQLQQELVDQGVIFTDIISAVKNHPELVKKYFMKDAVQVNEHKLTAFHAALVNGGIFLYVPKNVEVKSPIQAVFVQDKAESPLVNHVLLVADDNSAVTYVENYVTVDNKPKGIVSIVEEVIAEKNARITFGGVDNLASDVTTYVNRRGHIGTDSQIEWALGLMNDGDTINENVTNLMGDGSSADVKTVTVGRGKQTQNVTTRVTHYGKASNGTILSHGVMKERATTIFNGIGHIKHGASKSDAQQESRVLMLSPEARGDANPILLIDENDVVAGHAASVGRVDPLQLFYLMSRGISQKEAERLVIHGFLDPVVRQLPIESVKTMLREVIEGKVR; encoded by the coding sequence ATGGCACAAAATATGACAATTAAAGATGATTTTATCCACGCTTTTTCAAGTAGTGCGAATGAACCGGATTGGTTTTTAGATATCCGTCGCAATGCTTTTAAAGCTTACGGGGAACTGGACTTGCCTTTTGTGGATAAAACAAAAATTACTCGCTGGAATTTCACAAAGTTTGAGACGTTTTTACCTTTTAAAGAAGGCGTAACGAATGAAACTTTACCAGAAAAAGTAGCGAATTTAGTTGATTTAGATAATAAAGAAGCCAATTTTTACGTTCAAATGGATGAAAGACCTGCCAGACTTCAGTTACAGCAAGAATTAGTTGATCAAGGTGTTATTTTCACAGATATTATTTCCGCTGTGAAAAATCATCCTGAACTGGTGAAAAAATACTTCATGAAAGATGCTGTCCAAGTGAACGAACATAAGTTGACTGCTTTTCATGCGGCGTTAGTGAATGGTGGGATTTTCCTTTACGTTCCTAAAAATGTGGAAGTGAAATCACCAATTCAAGCTGTTTTTGTACAAGACAAAGCGGAATCTCCACTTGTTAACCACGTTTTACTTGTAGCAGATGATAACAGTGCAGTAACTTACGTGGAAAATTATGTAACGGTTGATAACAAACCTAAAGGAATTGTGAGCATCGTTGAAGAAGTAATCGCTGAGAAAAATGCGCGTATTACGTTTGGTGGTGTAGACAATCTTGCAAGTGATGTTACGACATATGTAAACCGTCGTGGACACATTGGAACTGATAGTCAGATTGAATGGGCACTTGGTCTAATGAATGATGGCGATACCATTAATGAGAATGTAACAAACCTAATGGGTGATGGCTCTTCCGCTGATGTGAAAACAGTGACAGTTGGACGTGGTAAGCAAACACAAAACGTAACAACACGTGTGACGCATTATGGTAAAGCTTCGAATGGTACTATTCTATCCCATGGTGTTATGAAAGAAAGAGCAACAACTATTTTTAACGGAATTGGCCATATCAAACATGGCGCTTCGAAGTCAGATGCACAACAAGAATCACGTGTACTCATGCTTAGTCCGGAAGCGCGCGGAGATGCGAACCCAATTTTATTAATTGATGAAAATGATGTAGTTGCTGGTCATGCAGCTTCTGTTGGGCGCGTTGACCCGTTACAATTATTCTATTTGATGAGTCGCGGGATTTCTCAAAAAGAAGCAGAAAGACTTGTCATCCATGGCTTCTTAGATCCAGTTGTTCGTCAATTACCAATCGAAAGTGTAAAAACGATGCTTCGTGAAGTAATCGAAGGGAAAGTGCGCTAA
- the sufC gene encoding Fe-S cluster assembly ATPase SufC, protein MATLKIQDLHVEIEGKEILKGVNLEISTGEIHAIMGPNGTGKSTLSSAIMGHPKYEVTQGTITLDGEDVLEMEVDERARAGLFLAMQYPSEISGVTNAEFIRAAINSRREEGDEIPVMQFIRKLDAKMDILDMDEEMAERYLNEGFSGGEKKRNEILQLLMIEPKLAILDEIDSGLDIDALKVVSKGVNEMRGEGFGCLIITHYQRLLNYITPDFVHVMMQGKVVKEGGPELAKRLEAEGYDWIKQELGIELEEEEAVDQQ, encoded by the coding sequence ATGGCAACTTTAAAGATTCAAGATTTACATGTTGAAATAGAAGGAAAAGAAATTTTGAAAGGTGTTAACCTGGAAATTTCAACTGGCGAAATCCATGCTATCATGGGACCAAATGGAACAGGTAAATCTACGTTGTCCTCAGCTATTATGGGGCATCCAAAATATGAAGTAACACAAGGAACTATCACGCTTGACGGAGAAGATGTACTCGAAATGGAAGTGGACGAACGCGCTCGAGCTGGTCTTTTCTTAGCGATGCAATATCCAAGTGAAATTAGTGGTGTTACAAATGCGGAATTCATTCGTGCTGCAATTAACAGCCGACGCGAAGAAGGCGATGAAATCCCCGTAATGCAATTTATCCGTAAATTAGACGCAAAAATGGATATTTTAGATATGGATGAAGAAATGGCAGAACGTTATTTAAATGAAGGATTTTCAGGCGGAGAGAAAAAGCGTAATGAAATTCTTCAATTACTAATGATTGAGCCAAAATTAGCGATTTTAGATGAAATTGACTCCGGTCTTGATATTGATGCGCTTAAAGTTGTCTCTAAAGGTGTAAATGAAATGCGCGGCGAAGGATTCGGTTGCTTAATCATTACCCATTACCAACGTTTACTTAACTACATTACACCAGATTTTGTTCACGTAATGATGCAAGGTAAAGTCGTGAAAGAAGGCGGACCTGAGCTTGCGAAACGGTTAGAAGCAGAAGGTTATGACTGGATTAAACAAGAACTTGGAATCGAACTTGAGGAAGAAGAAGCAGTAGACCAACAATAA
- a CDS encoding MetQ/NlpA family ABC transporter substrate-binding protein yields the protein MKKVIGFIFTLSLVLVLTACGGSSDKASSNKDDKKLVVGASNTPHAQILEQAKPILKEKGINLEIVKYTDYVMPNKALEEGDLDANYFQHKPYLELEEKEKGYKFADVGAIHIEPMGIYSKKVKDIKDLKDGAQVLLSNSKSDWPRVIGIFVDNGLLTLKDGVKPQDATFDDIKDNPKNLKFKYDFDPAYLMTAYNNEEGDVVAINSNFVVDQGLNPSKDAIAIESKDSPYANIVVTTEKKKDDKNIKELVKVLHSKEIQDYITKEWDGAVVPVDK from the coding sequence ATGAAAAAGGTTATTGGTTTCATTTTCACATTAAGTTTAGTTTTAGTACTTACAGCTTGCGGTGGCTCCTCAGATAAAGCTTCATCTAACAAAGACGATAAAAAATTGGTAGTGGGTGCATCGAACACGCCGCATGCTCAAATTTTAGAACAAGCAAAACCGATTTTGAAAGAAAAAGGAATTAACCTAGAAATCGTTAAATATACAGATTATGTTATGCCTAATAAAGCCCTAGAAGAAGGCGATTTAGATGCTAACTACTTCCAACATAAACCATATCTTGAATTAGAAGAAAAAGAAAAAGGCTACAAATTTGCGGATGTTGGAGCAATCCATATTGAACCAATGGGCATCTATTCTAAAAAAGTAAAAGATATTAAAGACTTAAAAGACGGCGCGCAAGTATTGCTTTCTAACTCAAAATCTGACTGGCCTCGTGTCATTGGTATTTTTGTAGATAATGGGCTTTTGACACTTAAAGATGGTGTGAAACCACAAGATGCTACATTTGATGATATTAAAGATAATCCGAAAAACTTGAAATTCAAATATGATTTTGACCCAGCATACTTGATGACTGCATATAATAACGAAGAAGGCGATGTTGTAGCTATTAATTCTAACTTTGTTGTAGACCAAGGCTTAAATCCTTCTAAAGATGCTATTGCGATTGAAAGTAAAGATTCTCCTTACGCAAATATCGTTGTAACAACAGAGAAGAAAAAAGATGACAAAAATATTAAAGAATTAGTAAAAGTACTGCATTCAAAAGAAATTCAAGATTATATTACGAAAGAATGGGACGGCGCAGTTGTTCCAGTTGATAAATAA
- a CDS encoding methionine ABC transporter permease has protein sequence MNKLQELFPNVDFQIMWTATQETLYMTLISLFAVFLLGIVLGLLLFLTNNKKHAGARILYWITAILVNVFRSIPFIILIVLLLPMTKSLVGTVIGPKAALPALIISAAPFYGRMVEIAFREVDKGVIEAAKSMGANMFTIIGKVLIPEALPAIISGITVTAISLVGFTAMAGVIGAGGLGNAAYLEGFQRGQPDVTVLSTIIILIIVFIFQFIGDFLTKRTDKR, from the coding sequence ATGAATAAATTACAAGAATTATTTCCAAATGTAGATTTTCAAATAATGTGGACAGCCACACAGGAAACACTTTATATGACACTTATATCACTCTTTGCAGTTTTCTTACTAGGGATTGTGTTAGGATTACTATTATTTTTAACAAACAACAAAAAACATGCTGGAGCACGAATTCTTTACTGGATAACAGCAATCTTAGTCAATGTGTTCCGTTCTATTCCATTTATTATATTAATCGTATTACTTTTACCAATGACAAAATCACTTGTTGGAACAGTAATTGGACCAAAAGCAGCACTTCCTGCCTTAATTATCTCCGCTGCTCCCTTTTATGGACGAATGGTAGAAATTGCTTTTCGCGAAGTAGATAAAGGGGTTATCGAAGCAGCTAAATCAATGGGTGCGAATATGTTTACTATTATTGGTAAAGTTCTTATCCCAGAAGCCTTGCCAGCGATTATTTCTGGTATTACAGTGACAGCAATTTCCCTCGTTGGTTTCACCGCGATGGCAGGTGTCATTGGCGCAGGAGGTCTCGGAAATGCCGCTTATCTGGAAGGTTTCCAACGTGGACAACCTGATGTAACGGTTCTGTCAACGATTATTATCTTAATTATCGTCTTTATTTTCCAGTTTATCGGCGACTTCTTAACAAAACGAACCGACAAACGCTAA
- a CDS encoding methionine ABC transporter ATP-binding protein, translating into MITLQNVVKEYASRNNKVLAVDHVDLEIEQGEIFGVVGYSGAGKSTLIRMFNGLELPTEGSVEVDNLLISQIRGGKLRKARQQIGMIFQHFNLLWSRTVAENIAFPLEIAGVRGEKRRFRVNELIRLVGLEGKENAYPAELSGGQKQRVGIARALANNPKVLLCDEATSALDPQTTDEVLELLLDINKRLNLTIIVITHEMHVIRKICNRVAVMENGKVVELGNVLDVFRHPQEKVTQRFVRQVTDSDETEELIHLLLDNYAEGKIVKLLFMSENATQPVISQVAKENDVMLNVLHGNLTQTQNGAYGTLYVQVLGAEDAINASLTQLRQLKVETEVLER; encoded by the coding sequence ATGATTACGTTACAGAACGTCGTAAAAGAATATGCGTCTAGAAATAATAAAGTTCTCGCAGTCGACCATGTTGACTTAGAAATTGAACAAGGCGAGATTTTTGGGGTTGTGGGTTATTCTGGAGCAGGCAAGAGTACGCTGATTCGAATGTTTAATGGCTTGGAACTGCCAACTGAGGGATCTGTCGAAGTAGATAATTTACTTATTAGCCAGATTCGCGGTGGAAAACTTAGAAAAGCTCGTCAACAAATTGGAATGATTTTTCAACATTTTAATTTATTATGGTCGAGAACTGTTGCAGAAAATATCGCATTTCCACTAGAAATCGCCGGCGTACGTGGAGAAAAAAGGCGTTTTCGTGTTAATGAGCTCATTCGACTCGTTGGTTTAGAAGGGAAAGAAAATGCCTATCCTGCTGAACTAAGTGGTGGTCAAAAACAACGTGTTGGTATTGCAAGAGCTCTCGCAAACAATCCAAAAGTATTGCTTTGTGATGAAGCGACCTCTGCGCTAGATCCACAAACAACCGATGAAGTTTTAGAATTACTACTAGATATCAATAAACGTCTCAACTTAACAATCATCGTTATCACCCATGAAATGCACGTTATCCGGAAAATCTGTAATCGTGTGGCAGTAATGGAAAACGGAAAAGTTGTCGAACTTGGTAATGTGTTAGATGTTTTCCGCCATCCTCAAGAAAAAGTAACACAACGTTTTGTTCGTCAAGTGACTGATTCGGATGAAACCGAAGAACTAATCCATCTTTTACTCGACAATTACGCAGAAGGTAAAATAGTTAAGTTACTCTTCATGAGTGAAAATGCAACCCAACCAGTCATATCTCAAGTCGCGAAAGAAAATGATGTTATGCTAAATGTACTTCATGGGAATTTAACGCAAACGCAAAATGGTGCATATGGAACGCTTTATGTTCAAGTTTTAGGTGCAGAAGATGCGATAAATGCGAGTCTAACACAGCTACGTCAACTTAAAGTAGAAACGGAAGTGTTAGAACGATGA
- a CDS encoding sensor histidine kinase — protein MKSKLEMLFIKISHVMNIWQATFFALISWVMSLITLQTIYLWSISIRDDSLFLREVTQTIVRLFGTNKYTRIMESFWMLLLKFLIIFFIACIFFAIFYRLMRQKILKKQLRTINFALNDGKPVDTESFVPEIQELERNIESMRERQKKLMQQEEQAQQARNDLITNVSHDLRTPLTSILGYLSYIHEDRYRDEIELRYYTELVYGKARHLHKLIDDLFSYTRLDSVEYQLKKDELDIIELLNQLVAEYDGRAAERNMKIVEHFDAKKLIISGDGNQIMRLFENLFSNALRYGEGNKQIDVSAIKESNMAIVKVTNYGEEIPSVDLPYLFERFYKVDKNRTTTGTGLGLAIAKSIVEKHGGIVTAESKNRKTSFIVKLPLI, from the coding sequence TTGAAATCTAAACTAGAAATGTTGTTTATAAAAATTAGCCATGTGATGAATATTTGGCAAGCGACCTTTTTTGCGTTGATTTCCTGGGTTATGTCCCTGATTACCTTACAAACAATTTATTTATGGAGTATTTCGATTCGAGATGATTCTTTGTTTTTACGAGAAGTCACTCAAACGATTGTTCGGCTATTTGGTACGAATAAATATACCCGAATAATGGAATCATTTTGGATGTTATTATTAAAATTTCTAATTATTTTCTTCATTGCATGTATTTTCTTTGCCATTTTCTACCGTTTAATGCGCCAAAAAATATTAAAAAAACAATTACGAACTATTAATTTTGCGCTCAATGATGGGAAGCCCGTTGATACTGAGAGTTTTGTTCCAGAAATCCAAGAATTAGAGCGGAATATTGAAAGTATGCGTGAACGACAGAAAAAATTAATGCAACAAGAAGAACAAGCCCAGCAAGCCCGAAACGACTTAATTACAAATGTTTCGCACGATTTAAGAACCCCACTTACTTCTATTTTAGGATATTTAAGCTATATTCATGAAGACCGTTATCGTGATGAGATTGAATTACGTTATTATACGGAACTTGTTTATGGAAAGGCACGACATTTGCATAAATTAATTGATGATTTGTTCTCATATACTAGACTTGATAGTGTAGAATATCAACTCAAAAAAGATGAGCTAGATATTATTGAATTACTCAATCAATTAGTTGCTGAATATGATGGTCGTGCAGCTGAACGTAATATGAAGATTGTAGAACATTTTGATGCAAAAAAATTAATTATAAGCGGCGATGGCAATCAAATTATGCGTTTGTTTGAGAATTTATTTTCTAATGCACTAAGATATGGTGAAGGAAATAAGCAGATAGATGTCAGTGCAATAAAAGAAAGCAATATGGCTATCGTGAAGGTTACTAATTATGGAGAAGAAATTCCGAGTGTTGATTTACCTTATTTATTCGAACGTTTTTACAAAGTAGATAAAAATCGAACAACAACTGGAACTGGTCTGGGGCTGGCTATAGCTAAGTCTATCGTCGAAAAACATGGCGGTATAGTAACAGCTGAAAGTAAAAATCGTAAAACGAGCTTTATTGTCAAATTACCACTAATTTAA
- the cesR gene encoding response regulator CesR produces MTTSILIADDDREIVDLVKLYLQNEGYTIYQAYDGAEVWRLVQEKQPTLVILDIMMPEMDGLEVCRLMRKSGILTPILMLSAKAEDNDKIMGLLTGADDYMVKPFNPLELSVRVKAILRRMQQMSQAEPVSRDKVVIGPIVVDRGLHVVTVSEKELHLTTSEFDILFLLASEPGRVFSSEYIFEKIWQEKALGASKTVMVHISNLRDKLRDAMGGESVIKTIWGVGYKIEI; encoded by the coding sequence ATGACAACTTCTATTTTAATTGCGGATGATGATAGGGAAATTGTGGACTTAGTGAAATTATATTTACAAAATGAAGGATATACGATTTATCAAGCTTATGATGGTGCAGAAGTGTGGCGTTTAGTCCAAGAAAAACAGCCAACTTTAGTGATTTTAGATATAATGATGCCGGAAATGGATGGGTTAGAAGTATGTCGCTTAATGAGAAAGAGTGGCATTTTGACGCCGATTTTGATGCTTAGTGCAAAAGCGGAAGATAATGACAAAATTATGGGACTTTTAACTGGTGCGGACGATTATATGGTTAAGCCATTCAATCCATTAGAACTATCGGTGCGAGTAAAAGCGATTTTAAGAAGAATGCAACAAATGAGTCAAGCAGAGCCAGTGAGCCGGGATAAAGTTGTTATTGGACCTATAGTAGTTGACCGCGGACTTCATGTGGTGACAGTCAGTGAAAAAGAGCTGCACTTAACCACTTCTGAATTTGATATTTTATTTTTACTCGCGAGTGAACCGGGTCGAGTATTTAGTTCCGAGTATATTTTTGAAAAAATCTGGCAAGAAAAGGCGCTGGGTGCAAGTAAAACAGTGATGGTACACATTAGTAACCTTCGAGATAAATTACGTGATGCTATGGGCGGAGAAAGTGTCATTAAGACAATTTGGGGAGTAGGATACAAAATTGAAATCTAA
- a CDS encoding cation diffusion facilitator family transporter, with protein MNHSNLTILSVCSNFVIVVLKLIVGFFTGSVAVISEGIHSSMDLFASIITFFSIRISNQPADEDHPYGHGKAENIAGTIETLLIFVAGIWIIVESVNKLINPHEIRFPALGIMVMLFGAIINIIVSRIIKKAADKANSVAMKSNALHLYTDVFTSLGIALSLFLVYMTGWLWLDPVIAILTAFYIMYEAFKLLKESFPPLMDKRLSADEEEAIKQIILAHQTKFIEFHDFRSRRAGAEEYIDFHLVVSSSMTIESAHSLCDEIEAEIMNFYAKAEVLIHLEPEEERVLTRI; from the coding sequence ATGAACCATTCTAATCTTACTATTTTATCTGTTTGTAGTAATTTTGTTATTGTTGTACTTAAATTGATTGTTGGTTTTTTTACGGGTTCAGTGGCAGTGATTTCGGAAGGGATTCACTCGTCAATGGACTTATTTGCATCAATCATTACTTTCTTTTCAATCCGGATTTCTAATCAGCCGGCCGACGAAGATCATCCATATGGACATGGAAAAGCGGAGAATATAGCCGGTACTATTGAAACATTACTTATTTTTGTAGCTGGGATTTGGATTATTGTTGAATCAGTTAATAAACTAATTAATCCACATGAAATTCGTTTTCCGGCGCTTGGTATTATGGTAATGCTTTTTGGCGCTATTATTAATATTATCGTGTCACGCATTATCAAAAAAGCTGCTGATAAAGCAAATTCCGTTGCAATGAAATCTAACGCATTACATTTATATACAGATGTTTTCACGTCTCTCGGTATTGCTCTTAGTTTGTTTTTAGTATATATGACGGGCTGGCTTTGGTTAGATCCGGTTATTGCGATTTTGACCGCATTTTATATTATGTATGAGGCATTTAAACTGTTAAAAGAATCTTTCCCACCATTAATGGATAAACGCTTATCTGCAGATGAGGAAGAGGCTATTAAGCAAATTATTTTAGCCCATCAAACAAAATTTATTGAATTTCATGATTTTCGTTCAAGACGTGCAGGTGCGGAAGAATATATCGACTTTCATTTAGTAGTATCTTCTTCTATGACTATCGAGAGTGCGCACTCGCTTTGTGATGAAATCGAAGCAGAAATTATGAACTTTTATGCTAAAGCAGAAGTCCTCATTCACTTAGAGCCAGAAGAGGAACGCGTACTCACTCGGATTTGA
- a CDS encoding thioredoxin family protein, translating into MCGSCQIASRLVDVVLEADGIHPDVAKVDLNYVPDIAQHLEITSVPALVKFKSGQPVDLSYKLHDATTIYEFLYSE; encoded by the coding sequence ATGTGTGGTAGCTGTCAGATAGCGAGTCGTTTAGTAGATGTGGTGTTAGAAGCTGATGGCATTCATCCAGACGTTGCAAAAGTAGATTTGAATTATGTGCCAGATATTGCTCAACATTTGGAAATTACTTCTGTGCCAGCGTTAGTGAAATTTAAAAGCGGTCAACCGGTAGATTTGAGTTATAAATTACATGATGCAACAACCATTTATGAATTCCTGTATAGCGAGTAA
- the gcvH gene encoding glycine cleavage system protein GcvH, translating into MSLPKDLLYTEEHEWVKADDGSYIIGITDFAQDQLGDIVFVELPEVGDTVTKGDSIGSIESVKTVSDFYAPVTGKVVAVNETLEDEPELINSNPYDTGWILKLTEVEEADVTALLSSDDYEKGLD; encoded by the coding sequence ATGAGTTTACCAAAAGACTTATTGTACACAGAAGAACATGAATGGGTGAAAGCAGATGATGGTAGTTATATCATTGGTATTACTGACTTTGCTCAAGATCAATTAGGGGATATTGTTTTTGTTGAATTGCCAGAAGTAGGGGACACTGTAACAAAAGGCGATTCTATTGGCAGCATTGAGTCTGTTAAAACGGTATCTGATTTTTATGCACCAGTAACTGGTAAAGTAGTTGCTGTTAATGAAACTTTAGAAGATGAGCCAGAATTAATTAATAGCAATCCATATGACACAGGTTGGATCTTAAAACTTACTGAAGTGGAAGAAGCAGACGTAACAGCCCTTTTATCAAGTGATGATTATGAAAAAGGATTAGATTAA
- a CDS encoding arsenate reductase family protein, which produces MINFYWYPKCSTCKKAKAWLENEHVDFNEVDIKTETPSAEELQQWHEANGLPIRRFFNTSGIKYRELGLKDKLDTLSPEEAYKLLASDGMLIKRPLTTNGKEVTLGFKEEEFEATWK; this is translated from the coding sequence ATGATTAATTTTTATTGGTATCCAAAATGTAGCACCTGTAAGAAAGCAAAAGCGTGGCTTGAGAATGAGCATGTTGATTTTAACGAAGTAGATATTAAGACTGAAACCCCGAGTGCTGAAGAATTGCAACAATGGCATGAAGCTAACGGACTTCCAATCCGTCGTTTCTTTAATACAAGTGGCATTAAATATCGGGAACTTGGCTTAAAAGATAAACTAGATACACTTTCGCCTGAAGAAGCTTATAAACTACTTGCTTCAGATGGTATGCTTATCAAACGACCACTAACAACGAATGGCAAAGAAGTGACGCTTGGTTTCAAAGAAGAAGAATTTGAAGCAACTTGGAAATAG
- the rodA gene encoding rod shape-determining protein RodA, whose translation MNQQNKLAGRIDYGIVLSMMLLMIISLLSIYSAQLTNNQYDANFVVKQGMWFVVSTFAIIVVMQLDYDRLTKWAYYFYGLGLFLLVFVLLFGKEVKGAKSWIVIPFLGNIQPSEVVKVILIVVLAKVIWDHNRNYKIHRFSYDVWLLVKIGLFTLLPLILIMMQPDLGTALVFIAIMSGMILISGITWKIIVPLFGSIAAIGTALIWMVIYHQNWLTSLGFKPYQFERITTWINPENDPQGGGYQVLRALTAIGSGQISGNGAGYDAIAIPENHNDFIFTIVAGDYGFIGASILLAIYFLLIYQIIRVALDVGVPFYSYICTGVVMMLMFHVLENVGMNIGLLPITGIPLPFISYGGSALLGNMMAVGLVLGIRFNFKKSMFEVKEENHAS comes from the coding sequence ATGAATCAACAAAATAAACTAGCTGGACGCATCGATTATGGAATTGTATTGTCCATGATGTTACTTATGATAATAAGTCTACTGTCCATTTATAGTGCACAATTAACGAATAATCAATACGACGCTAACTTTGTTGTCAAGCAAGGTATGTGGTTTGTCGTTTCGACGTTTGCCATTATTGTCGTTATGCAACTCGATTATGATCGTCTTACAAAATGGGCTTATTATTTTTATGGACTTGGTCTATTTTTGCTCGTATTTGTTTTGCTTTTTGGTAAAGAAGTAAAAGGAGCTAAAAGTTGGATTGTAATTCCTTTTCTAGGAAATATTCAACCATCTGAGGTTGTTAAAGTCATCTTAATTGTTGTTTTAGCAAAAGTCATTTGGGATCATAATCGTAATTATAAAATTCATCGTTTTAGTTATGATGTATGGTTACTAGTGAAAATTGGTCTATTTACCCTGTTGCCACTTATTCTTATTATGATGCAACCCGATTTAGGAACAGCGCTTGTTTTTATCGCTATCATGTCCGGTATGATTTTGATTTCAGGGATTACTTGGAAAATTATTGTGCCGTTATTTGGTTCCATTGCTGCAATTGGGACTGCACTTATTTGGATGGTTATTTATCATCAAAACTGGTTGACAAGTCTTGGTTTCAAACCATATCAGTTTGAACGGATTACTACTTGGATAAATCCAGAAAATGATCCTCAAGGTGGCGGATATCAAGTGCTACGCGCGCTTACGGCAATTGGTTCCGGTCAGATTTCTGGAAACGGTGCAGGTTATGACGCTATTGCAATACCAGAAAACCATAATGATTTTATCTTTACAATTGTTGCTGGCGATTATGGCTTTATCGGAGCTAGTATTTTATTAGCCATTTATTTCTTATTAATTTATCAAATCATACGGGTAGCACTTGATGTTGGTGTGCCATTTTATTCTTACATTTGTACGGGTGTTGTGATGATGTTAATGTTCCACGTACTGGAAAATGTTGGTATGAATATTGGCTTGCTTCCGATTACAGGTATTCCACTTCCATTTATCAGTTATGGTGGTAGTGCCCTGCTTGGTAATATGATGGCAGTCGGTTTAGTGCTTGGAATAAGGTTCAACTTTAAGAAATCTATGTTTGAAGTAAAAGAGGAAAATCACGCTTCATAA